GCGGGGGGATCTGCATGCTGGCGGTTCTCCTGATCAGCCTGTTCCTTTACAGGACTTACACCGGAAAGGCCATCCGGGCCATCATCGAAAACAGAGAGGCTGTCTCCATTTTGGGGATCAACGTCCAAAAACTCTCGGCCATTGTCTTTGGCATGGGGCTTGCCATGGTGGCGATTACGGGCTGTTTGATCACCCTGGCCTTTCCGTCTCTTACTCCTGTCATGGGACAGAGCTACACTCTTATCGCCTTTGCTGTAATCGTTCTTGGAGGACTTGGAACGCCCCTGGGAGCTCTGCTCGGAGGACTGGTTTACGGACTTGCTGAAAGTCTCAGTTCCGTGTTTCTGCCGGTAGCCCTTTCTCCCGTGATCGCCTTTCTCATATTAATTCTCATGGTTCTTGTGCGACCGCAGGGCCTTCTGGGTAAGGTCTCTACGAGAGTATAAACGGATATTATGGGAATAAGCGTGAAACCGTTTCTTGAAACAATAGACATCGTAAAAGTCTTCGGGGGATTGAGGGCCCTTGATGGGATCACCCTTTCAGTCAGGGAGAATTCCATTACCTCAATCATAGGGCCCAACGGGTCCGGAAAGACAACCTTTCTCAATTGCATCAACGGCATCTATAAGCCCGATGGAGGGAACGTCAGGTTCAAGGGAAAATCAATCTCAGGCCTCAAACCCCACATAATCGCCAGGCTGGGCATAGGCCGCACCTTCCAAATTTCCAGGATCTTCAAGAAGATCTCCGTCCTGGAAAACATTTTTGCCTCCGTGCTTTCCTCCGAAAAATCAAATGAGCAGTTGATGGCTGAAGCCTGCGATATCCTTGAACGGATCGGGATGATCGATTTGAAAGACAATCTGGGAGAGGAACTTTCAGGGGGACAACAAAAACTTCTTGAATTGGTCAGGCTATGCATCTCGGATTCCGATCTCATCCTTCTTGATGAACCCTTTGCAGGGGTTCATCCCGAACTAAAGGCCCTTTTCTACGAGGAGATCAAGAGACTCCGGGAGCATGGGAAAACCTTCTTGTTGATCAGCCATGACATGAAATCCGTATATACCCTGTCTGACGAAATTATTGTGTTCGATCTTGGGAGAATCATCGCCAGAGGCTCTGAAGAAGACATTAAGAACAACGAAGAAGTCATCGAAGCCTATTTGGGAGCATAACGGTGGCCATACTATCGGCGAAAAACCTTACGGTCTCTTATTACGGAGACATAGACATCCTCAAAGATGTCTCTCTCGAAGCGGAAGAAGGTTTGATTACAACCATTATCGGCCCCAACGGGGCAGGCAAATCAACACTGCTGAAGACCCTTTATGGCTTGTTGAAGCCAAAAAAGGGCTCAATCTTCCTGAAGAACAGGGACATCACCCATCTCAAGGTACATGAATTCATCAAAACCGGTATCGCCTATGTTCCTCAACTGAGAAGCATTTTTCCGGATCTCACGGTCTTTGAGAATCTGGAACTCGGAACATGGATCTTCAAAAAAGACAAAAAAAGGGTAAGCAAGGCCATTGATCGTGTATATGAGCGGTTTCCGATTCTGGCGGAAAAGCGGAAAGAAAGGGCGGGCCTCCTGAGCGGAGGACAGCAGAAGATGCTGGAGATCGGACGGTGCCTCCTCACCGAGCCCGGCATCTGCCTGATGGATGAACCCACGGCGACCCTAGCCCCCAAGATTGCCAACCAAATCTATGAGACACTGATTGATCTGAAAAATGAGCACATCACCATCATCACGGTGGATCAACGGGTGAAACAGGCCTTCGAGATATCTGACCATATCTATGTCCTGGAATTGGGAAGGAACAAGATCAACGGATCCAAGAAGGAATTCGAAGGAGGACTCAAGGAAATGATTAAGGGGTGGCTGGATTAATGGGATCTTTTTTCTCCACCCTGTTGAGTTAACCCAAATTCAAGGAGGGAATCGTGATGAAAAGTAAGTCTTTTGTGTTTTTTGTTGTACT
The DNA window shown above is from Deltaproteobacteria bacterium and carries:
- a CDS encoding ABC transporter ATP-binding protein; the encoded protein is MGISVKPFLETIDIVKVFGGLRALDGITLSVRENSITSIIGPNGSGKTTFLNCINGIYKPDGGNVRFKGKSISGLKPHIIARLGIGRTFQISRIFKKISVLENIFASVLSSEKSNEQLMAEACDILERIGMIDLKDNLGEELSGGQQKLLELVRLCISDSDLILLDEPFAGVHPELKALFYEEIKRLREHGKTFLLISHDMKSVYTLSDEIIVFDLGRIIARGSEEDIKNNEEVIEAYLGA
- a CDS encoding branched-chain amino acid ABC transporter permease, which translates into the protein MFDLILMAMASGLLMGILYGLIGIGMNIIYGVMRVVNFAHGEFMMLGAYIAFSLHRILNLNPIESIAVVLPLFFVIGLLLFHLLNPRLQRSDDPEMASFLTFFGISLIITSLILLIWKADPRSIPLPFDRASLLLGPVFMPTGRLVSGGICMLAVLLISLFLYRTYTGKAIRAIIENREAVSILGINVQKLSAIVFGMGLAMVAITGCLITLAFPSLTPVMGQSYTLIAFAVIVLGGLGTPLGALLGGLVYGLAESLSSVFLPVALSPVIAFLILILMVLVRPQGLLGKVSTRV
- a CDS encoding ABC transporter ATP-binding protein, whose protein sequence is MTVAILSAKNLTVSYYGDIDILKDVSLEAEEGLITTIIGPNGAGKSTLLKTLYGLLKPKKGSIFLKNRDITHLKVHEFIKTGIAYVPQLRSIFPDLTVFENLELGTWIFKKDKKRVSKAIDRVYERFPILAEKRKERAGLLSGGQQKMLEIGRCLLTEPGICLMDEPTATLAPKIANQIYETLIDLKNEHITIITVDQRVKQAFEISDHIYVLELGRNKINGSKKEFEGGLKEMIKGWLD